The [Bacillus] selenitireducens MLS10 genome includes a region encoding these proteins:
- a CDS encoding dipeptidase has protein sequence MSEQVKTYLKTHREQNLARLNEFLSIPSVSTTSAHKDDVLKAGEFVRDYLNEIGFDKVEIKETGGHPLVYGEWIGNPDAPTALFYGHYDVQPAEPLELWDSEPFEPEIRNGRLYARGASDDKGQVFMHLAVFEAYMKTEGKLPVNVKVIIEGEEEIGSANLYPFLKDNRDLLKADFALVSDSGMVETGQPTMLYGLKGFTGLEVTLTGPKRDLHSGLYGGAVKNPAMALAQLLAGMKGENEKVLVPGFYDGIEHLDEEERRLMNEAPGEDYKRSLGIPETTPEEGFTVNEHTMARPTFEVNGIFGGYQGEGTKTIIPSTATAKLTCRLVPGQDPDEIQNLLADYMKKHAPKGVHVNVKREPLSARAYKVDPKHPLIQSAAACLSSAFGKDTVFVRLGGSIPVVESFDQLYGIPVVLLGFGTPEDNLHAPNESFPVDHFNLGIEVLADYYNECASVDPS, from the coding sequence ATGAGTGAACAGGTCAAAACGTATTTGAAGACACACAGAGAACAGAACCTGGCAAGACTGAATGAGTTTCTTTCCATCCCCAGCGTCAGTACCACATCCGCCCATAAGGACGACGTTCTGAAAGCCGGTGAATTCGTCCGGGATTATTTAAACGAAATCGGCTTTGACAAAGTTGAGATAAAGGAGACCGGCGGTCATCCCCTCGTCTATGGGGAGTGGATCGGCAACCCCGATGCTCCGACGGCGCTTTTTTACGGCCATTATGATGTCCAGCCCGCAGAACCCCTTGAACTGTGGGATTCAGAGCCGTTTGAGCCGGAGATCCGCAATGGGCGCCTCTATGCAAGAGGGGCTTCTGATGACAAAGGTCAGGTCTTTATGCATCTGGCCGTCTTTGAAGCCTATATGAAAACCGAAGGGAAGCTCCCTGTCAATGTCAAAGTGATCATTGAAGGCGAAGAGGAAATCGGCAGTGCCAATCTCTATCCGTTCTTAAAAGACAACCGGGACCTCCTCAAAGCGGATTTCGCCCTTGTGTCCGATTCAGGCATGGTCGAAACCGGTCAGCCAACGATGCTTTACGGACTGAAAGGCTTTACCGGCCTTGAAGTCACCCTCACCGGGCCAAAACGCGACCTTCACAGCGGTCTGTACGGCGGTGCGGTCAAAAACCCTGCCATGGCCCTTGCACAGCTCTTGGCCGGCATGAAAGGCGAGAATGAAAAAGTCCTCGTGCCCGGGTTTTACGATGGTATCGAGCATCTCGATGAAGAGGAGCGCCGTCTGATGAACGAAGCCCCAGGAGAAGATTACAAACGTTCCCTCGGCATTCCGGAGACCACCCCGGAAGAAGGCTTTACCGTCAATGAACATACGATGGCACGCCCGACATTCGAGGTTAACGGTATCTTTGGCGGCTACCAGGGAGAGGGGACGAAGACGATTATTCCATCAACGGCCACGGCCAAATTGACATGCCGCCTCGTACCGGGTCAGGATCCGGATGAGATTCAAAACCTGCTAGCTGATTACATGAAAAAACACGCCCCGAAAGGCGTGCATGTTAACGTAAAGCGTGAACCGCTGTCTGCTCGTGCTTACAAAGTTGATCCGAAACATCCGCTGATTCAGTCGGCAGCGGCCTGCCTCTCGTCTGCCTTTGGAAAAGACACGGTTTTCGTCCGACTTGGCGGATCGATTCCGGTGGTCGAGTCTTTTGATCAGCTGTATGGTATTCCCGTCGTGCTCCTCGGATTCGGCACACCGGAGGATAACCTGCACGCACCGAATGAGAGCTTTCCTGTGGATCACTTTAATCTCGGTATCGAAGTCCTAGCCGATTATTACAACGAATGCGCCTCTGTCGATCCAAGCTGA
- a CDS encoding alpha/beta hydrolase encodes MIGCLIIHGFAGTKEEIAEVETHLRSKNWLVYTPELPGHTGKKEDLASVTYMHWLAMAKVALEELFDRCEKVYVVGFSMGGVIAAYLAGRYPVDKLVLISPAAYYLNPKQMFEDVKGWFMEGVRGELDEDEYFQMYRNKIRNVPVKATLEFAKLVQKIRPMMEAVDAPTLIVQGQKDGLVPPKSAEYIFETISSEDKELYHFPNAKHYIWYSDAKVEMLERIDQFLETKTGDGQSETTRSVI; translated from the coding sequence ATGATCGGCTGTCTCATCATACACGGTTTTGCAGGGACGAAAGAGGAGATCGCAGAGGTGGAGACGCATCTGCGAAGCAAAAACTGGCTCGTCTATACACCGGAACTGCCGGGACATACGGGCAAGAAAGAAGATCTGGCGTCGGTGACCTATATGCACTGGCTTGCCATGGCGAAGGTGGCCCTTGAAGAACTGTTTGATCGCTGTGAGAAGGTCTATGTGGTCGGCTTCTCCATGGGTGGGGTTATTGCAGCGTATCTGGCTGGCCGTTACCCCGTGGACAAACTCGTTCTGATCAGTCCTGCCGCGTACTACCTCAATCCAAAGCAGATGTTTGAGGATGTGAAAGGCTGGTTTATGGAAGGGGTTCGCGGTGAACTCGATGAGGATGAATATTTCCAGATGTACCGTAATAAAATCCGGAATGTGCCCGTTAAGGCAACGCTTGAATTTGCCAAACTGGTACAGAAGATCCGCCCGATGATGGAGGCGGTGGATGCCCCGACACTGATCGTACAGGGGCAAAAGGACGGGCTCGTCCCGCCAAAGAGTGCAGAATATATATTTGAAACGATCAGTTCGGAGGACAAGGAGCTCTACCACTTTCCAAACGCCAAACACTACATTTGGTACAGTGATGCAAAAGTCGAAATGCTTGAACGAATCGATCAGTTTCTTGAGACAAAAACGGGTGACGGGCAATCGGAAACGACACGCTCCGTAATTTGA
- a CDS encoding STAS domain-containing protein, protein MIKDLTIHEDKVLVTLYDELTVTDAADLREKLYEKIEEGYKMFIIDMDRLSFIDSAGLGILVAAHKRTKERGGQMKIRHAKGAVYEVFEMTRLTSVFDFD, encoded by the coding sequence ATGATCAAAGACCTTACCATCCATGAGGACAAAGTCCTCGTCACCCTTTATGATGAACTTACCGTTACCGATGCTGCGGATCTTCGGGAAAAACTGTATGAGAAGATTGAGGAAGGCTACAAAATGTTCATCATTGATATGGACCGTCTTTCCTTTATCGACTCTGCAGGACTCGGGATTTTGGTTGCCGCACACAAGCGCACGAAAGAGCGTGGCGGCCAGATGAAAATCAGACACGCCAAAGGGGCAGTCTACGAAGTATTTGAAATGACGAGGCTTACTTCCGTATTTGATTTTGACTGA
- a CDS encoding SpoIIE family protein phosphatase, which translates to MPSGHPPHLGFDMHSPMLEAAGTVLSSTADEQAPAPLENPWLQQNNSPGIEISLDGNITHWNEAFITNFAKSKAGTLKDMPVTDLFCWPEKQWAEIRREILANREISFCTYRDALNEKKGPIEWRMVPRYSRKTEVIGLICIGRDVSESARLLLELEKASKLQRKMLPEKVNDYRFNLSYYYYPNFQLSGDSFGYHYDPKRQKLILYIIDIMGHGIYTSMQMASLHSLFEVSVQNDRVSAEGILKRMNQYYLNHFDLEDFAASMIVEVDFNEMKCHVISAGIPYILHDDRRTVRKRDFPGTPLGMFDQTMFRRKSFKISKRDQLILGTDGFFDALEYYEFPDSRNRDNWLRYLHRVSLSGRSKDDVTSIYLEIK; encoded by the coding sequence GTGCCCAGTGGACATCCGCCACATTTGGGATTTGACATGCATTCGCCTATGCTCGAAGCCGCAGGAACCGTCCTGAGTTCCACAGCGGACGAACAGGCACCTGCACCACTGGAAAATCCCTGGTTACAGCAAAACAATTCTCCCGGAATCGAGATTTCACTCGACGGGAACATTACACACTGGAACGAGGCTTTTATTACCAATTTCGCGAAATCAAAGGCCGGCACGCTGAAGGACATGCCTGTTACAGACCTGTTTTGCTGGCCTGAAAAACAGTGGGCGGAGATCCGTCGTGAGATCCTTGCGAACCGGGAAATTTCCTTTTGCACGTATCGCGATGCCCTGAACGAAAAAAAGGGACCGATTGAGTGGCGAATGGTACCCCGTTACAGTAGGAAGACCGAGGTAATTGGCCTCATTTGCATCGGCCGTGACGTATCCGAATCTGCCCGGCTCCTTCTTGAACTCGAGAAAGCCTCAAAGCTCCAGCGGAAAATGTTGCCGGAAAAAGTGAATGATTACCGCTTCAATCTGTCTTACTACTATTATCCTAATTTTCAGTTGAGCGGGGATTCGTTCGGGTATCATTACGATCCGAAGCGCCAAAAACTGATCCTTTATATCATTGATATTATGGGACACGGCATTTATACATCGATGCAAATGGCCTCCCTCCATTCGCTTTTCGAAGTCTCGGTGCAAAATGACCGCGTCTCGGCTGAAGGCATACTGAAACGGATGAATCAGTACTACCTGAATCATTTTGATCTTGAAGATTTCGCAGCCTCGATGATAGTCGAAGTCGATTTCAACGAGATGAAATGCCACGTCATATCTGCCGGGATCCCCTATATTCTGCACGATGACCGAAGAACCGTCCGCAAACGCGACTTCCCGGGAACGCCCCTTGGCATGTTTGATCAGACGATGTTCAGACGAAAATCTTTCAAAATCAGCAAACGTGACCAACTCATCCTGGGGACTGACGGCTTTTTTGATGCCCTCGAATACTACGAATTTCCTGATTCCAGGAACCGAGATAACTGGCTGAGGTATTTACATCGTGTCAGCCTTTCGGGCCGCTCAAAAGACGATGTAACATCCATTTATTTAGAAATTAAATAG
- the ilvD gene encoding dihydroxy-acid dehydratase codes for MIDVIWHVRLCTLTERVNVVSEKDLRHKSKVISEGVNRVPNRSMLRAVGFTDEDFKKPMIGVASTWSEVTPCNVHIDALARDAKLGAAEGGGAPMIFNTIMVADGIAMGHEGMSYSLPSREVIADSIETVVGAEALDAVVAIGGCDKTTPGCLISMGRMNVPGVYVYGGTIKPGKLDGKDIDIVNSFEAVGQYQSGKLDEEGLHKVECSACPGPGSCGGMYTANTMAAAAEALGMSIPGSSSTPAVDDYKHQECRQAGDLTVQLLEKDIKPRDIMTKKAFENAITVVMALGGSTNAFLHLLAIARSVDVDLTYDDFERVRKNVPHIADLKPSGQYVMEDLFQAGGVPGVMKLLLEAGLLHGDCMTVTGKTIAENLAAAEPLKEGQKVIFPLDKPIKPSGPLIVMKGNLAPEGGVAKMSGQSISHFEGTIKVYDSEADATKAIEAGEIVEGDVLVIRYVGPKGGPGMPEMLSITAMIVGRGLNGKVALMTDGRFSGGSHGFVIGHIAPEAAVGGPIALIKNGDKVTIDADTQEINLHIDEAEFEKRKQEWQPKPPRFTYGVLKKYAKLVSSSAEGAITDGKEAD; via the coding sequence ATGATAGACGTTATATGGCATGTGAGATTATGTACATTGACAGAAAGGGTGAATGTTGTGAGTGAGAAGGATTTGCGTCATAAAAGTAAAGTGATCAGTGAAGGGGTAAACCGGGTTCCGAACCGGTCAATGCTGCGTGCAGTCGGGTTTACCGATGAGGATTTCAAGAAACCGATGATTGGGGTTGCGAGTACGTGGAGTGAGGTCACCCCTTGTAATGTACATATTGATGCCTTGGCAAGAGATGCCAAGCTCGGAGCGGCAGAAGGCGGCGGAGCGCCGATGATCTTCAATACGATCATGGTCGCTGACGGGATTGCGATGGGGCATGAAGGCATGAGCTATTCCCTGCCGTCAAGGGAAGTCATCGCCGATTCCATTGAAACGGTTGTCGGAGCAGAAGCCCTCGACGCCGTCGTCGCCATTGGCGGTTGTGACAAAACAACGCCGGGCTGTCTCATTTCCATGGGACGGATGAATGTACCGGGCGTCTATGTGTATGGCGGTACGATCAAACCGGGGAAACTCGATGGCAAGGACATCGACATCGTCAACTCCTTCGAGGCAGTCGGTCAGTACCAGAGCGGCAAGCTTGATGAGGAAGGCCTTCATAAAGTGGAATGTTCTGCCTGCCCTGGACCGGGTTCCTGCGGCGGGATGTACACGGCAAATACAATGGCCGCAGCGGCAGAAGCGCTCGGCATGAGTATTCCAGGCTCATCATCGACGCCTGCAGTGGATGATTATAAGCATCAGGAGTGCAGGCAGGCCGGCGATCTGACGGTTCAGCTTTTGGAAAAAGACATCAAGCCCCGTGATATTATGACGAAGAAGGCGTTTGAGAATGCCATTACCGTCGTCATGGCCCTCGGCGGCTCAACAAATGCCTTCCTGCATCTTCTTGCGATTGCGAGAAGCGTTGACGTCGACTTGACGTATGATGACTTTGAACGGGTCCGCAAGAACGTCCCGCATATTGCCGATCTGAAGCCAAGCGGTCAGTATGTCATGGAAGACCTCTTCCAGGCAGGGGGCGTGCCTGGCGTGATGAAGCTGCTTCTTGAAGCCGGCCTCCTACATGGCGACTGCATGACGGTAACTGGCAAGACGATTGCCGAGAACCTTGCAGCTGCGGAACCGCTGAAAGAAGGACAAAAAGTGATTTTTCCGCTTGATAAGCCGATTAAGCCAAGCGGTCCATTGATTGTCATGAAAGGGAATCTGGCCCCTGAAGGCGGGGTTGCCAAGATGAGCGGTCAGTCGATCAGTCATTTTGAAGGTACGATCAAAGTGTATGACAGTGAGGCCGATGCGACGAAGGCCATTGAAGCGGGAGAGATCGTTGAGGGGGATGTCCTCGTCATCCGCTATGTGGGTCCAAAAGGCGGTCCGGGTATGCCGGAGATGCTCTCGATCACGGCGATGATCGTAGGTCGAGGCTTGAACGGTAAAGTCGCACTGATGACAGATGGCCGATTCTCCGGCGGTTCACACGGCTTTGTTATCGGTCATATTGCACCGGAAGCCGCAGTAGGCGGGCCGATTGCGCTGATCAAGAATGGTGACAAGGTCACGATCGATGCGGATACGCAGGAGATCAATCTGCATATTGATGAAGCGGAGTTTGAGAAGCGGAAACAGGAATGGCAGCCGAAGCCGCCGCGGTTTACGTACGGCGTGTTGAAGAAATATGCCAAACTCGTTTCGTCTTCAGCGGAAGGCGCAATTACAGACGGTAAAGAAGCCGATTGA
- the rnr gene encoding ribonuclease R: MQDTLPGKILHYLKHDAAKPQSIKDLEQHFVLDGAEEYKLLIQTLNELEEAGDVVRTRTNRYGVPEKMDLIRGTVIMNPRGFAFIKTEEGMDDVFIPPTELNNAMNDDLVLVRFNSRSSGSRPEGTVVRILKRGVARTVGTYSDEKHYGFVVSDDKRIPADIFIPKGQSLGAVDGHKVLVEVTKYPEGGKNAEGHVIKVLGHKNDPGVDILSVIHKHGLPGEFAEETIAHANEVPESISEADLVGRRDLRDEVIVTIDGADAKDLDDAVQVKTLDNGNMELGVHIADVSHYVTEGSAIDTEASERATSCYLTDRVIPMIPHRLSNGICSLNPQVDRLTMSCVMEIDSAGTVVNHEIFESVIRTTERMTYDAVRDILVDEDPETIGRYEDLVPMFKEMEKLAERLRRGRFDRGAIDFDFKEAEVEVDGEGNPVDVVIRQRSVAEKLIEEFMLAANETVAEHFHWMKVPFVYRIHEDPDEEKLQTFLEFITNFGYTVKGKGNSIHPRALQELLEEIKGEPEEAVISRVMLRSMKQARYEPVNAGHFGLSSEFYTHFTSPIRRYPDLIVHRLIRTYLIHGKTDDKTISKWQEALPEITRHSSEMERRAEEAERETDELKKVQYMMDKVGEEFTGVISGVTGFGLFVELQNTIEGLVHVSYLTDDYYHYDEKQYVMIGERTGNVFRLGDEIDVRVISVNQDERAIDFEVIGMKPRKASRKQRPKVIDGQAGSADKPNKGKKPAVKPDGKAAGEGKSKLAKKRNRGKKRPFYDSAPKKKAKKRGKS; this comes from the coding sequence ATGCAGGATACATTACCGGGGAAAATTCTCCACTACCTGAAACACGATGCAGCCAAACCGCAATCGATCAAGGATCTTGAACAGCACTTTGTCCTTGACGGTGCGGAAGAATACAAACTGTTAATCCAGACATTGAATGAACTTGAAGAAGCAGGGGATGTTGTCCGCACCCGGACAAACCGCTACGGCGTCCCGGAAAAAATGGATCTGATCCGGGGCACGGTCATCATGAACCCCCGCGGCTTTGCGTTCATCAAGACGGAAGAAGGCATGGATGATGTCTTCATTCCGCCGACAGAACTGAATAATGCAATGAATGATGACCTCGTGCTCGTCCGGTTTAACAGCCGTTCAAGCGGCTCGCGTCCGGAAGGGACCGTCGTGCGGATTTTGAAGCGCGGGGTCGCCCGTACCGTCGGCACTTACAGTGACGAGAAGCATTACGGTTTCGTCGTCAGTGACGACAAACGGATCCCGGCGGATATCTTCATCCCGAAAGGCCAGTCCCTTGGCGCAGTGGACGGTCATAAAGTCCTCGTCGAGGTGACGAAATACCCCGAAGGCGGCAAGAATGCCGAAGGTCACGTCATCAAAGTGCTCGGGCATAAAAACGACCCCGGGGTGGATATCCTCTCTGTGATTCATAAGCACGGTCTGCCGGGCGAATTTGCCGAAGAGACGATCGCTCACGCCAACGAGGTGCCGGAATCGATCAGTGAAGCGGATCTTGTAGGTCGCAGAGACTTGCGTGATGAAGTGATTGTGACGATTGACGGGGCGGATGCCAAGGACCTCGATGATGCGGTCCAGGTCAAGACGCTCGACAATGGCAACATGGAACTCGGCGTGCATATCGCCGACGTCTCGCACTATGTCACAGAAGGTTCAGCCATTGATACCGAGGCTTCGGAGCGGGCGACGAGCTGTTATTTGACAGACCGTGTCATCCCGATGATCCCCCATCGCCTATCGAACGGAATCTGTTCACTGAACCCGCAGGTGGACCGCCTGACGATGTCTTGCGTCATGGAAATCGATTCGGCAGGAACCGTCGTGAACCATGAGATCTTTGAAAGTGTGATCCGCACGACGGAACGGATGACCTACGATGCGGTCCGGGATATTCTCGTCGATGAGGATCCGGAGACGATCGGGCGGTATGAGGATCTCGTTCCGATGTTTAAAGAGATGGAGAAGCTCGCAGAGCGACTTCGTCGCGGCCGGTTTGACCGGGGTGCCATCGATTTTGATTTCAAAGAAGCGGAAGTCGAAGTGGACGGAGAAGGCAATCCGGTGGATGTTGTCATCCGGCAGCGAAGCGTGGCCGAGAAGCTGATTGAAGAGTTCATGCTCGCAGCCAACGAAACCGTCGCGGAGCATTTTCACTGGATGAAAGTGCCGTTTGTCTACCGGATCCACGAAGATCCTGATGAAGAGAAGCTCCAAACCTTTCTCGAGTTCATTACGAACTTTGGGTATACCGTCAAAGGGAAAGGCAACTCGATTCACCCGCGGGCTCTCCAGGAGCTGCTTGAAGAGATCAAAGGTGAACCGGAAGAGGCTGTCATCAGCCGCGTGATGCTCCGTTCGATGAAGCAGGCACGCTATGAACCGGTAAATGCCGGACACTTCGGCCTTTCATCTGAGTTCTATACCCATTTCACATCACCGATCCGCCGTTACCCGGATCTGATTGTTCATCGTCTGATTCGCACCTATCTGATCCATGGCAAAACCGATGACAAGACCATCAGTAAATGGCAGGAAGCCCTCCCTGAGATCACCCGTCATTCATCCGAGATGGAACGCCGTGCAGAGGAAGCGGAACGGGAGACCGATGAACTGAAAAAAGTGCAGTACATGATGGACAAAGTCGGAGAAGAGTTCACCGGCGTCATCAGCGGGGTAACCGGATTCGGTCTGTTTGTGGAACTGCAAAACACGATTGAAGGTCTCGTCCATGTCAGTTACCTGACGGATGATTACTATCACTACGATGAAAAACAGTACGTGATGATCGGCGAGCGGACAGGCAACGTCTTCCGGCTCGGTGATGAGATTGATGTCCGAGTCATCAGTGTCAATCAGGATGAGCGGGCCATTGACTTTGAAGTGATCGGCATGAAGCCGCGTAAAGCGTCCCGAAAGCAGCGTCCGAAAGTGATCGATGGACAGGCCGGATCAGCGGATAAGCCGAATAAAGGAAAGAAACCGGCTGTAAAACCGGATGGCAAGGCGGCAGGAGAAGGCAAAAGCAAACTTGCGAAAAAAAGGAATCGCGGTAAAAAGCGCCCGTTCTACGACAGTGCACCGAAAAAGAAAGCGAAGAAGCGGGGGAAATCATAA
- a CDS encoding sensor histidine kinase: MKRYYSMKQKARFIFLLFITIVTGLVVSVTFYLYDNLYLEAEARFLEEQITALHALYTDDTMEAFEERLEWTTASTPMEGIVSDDPMMLGAAIPLENPEEELIINQLERNQLLNGNVITILRDHENIDARILGKVAPVMEDGYLHSVILLYRPVEEIQTAFFQILPFVVIIGLLFILFLFIIMNRVQKDFISLIIALETAAKELAKGKFDTPIELDVENELSDLAVSFRQLANALDTEDEKKRAFIQNISHELRTPLSYIQGYSELLENQCREQSANSEYAVIIHREAHRMNRLVNQLIDLTKLEKVERTELSFSPLVLSEIIEEAARNTKLKRSDKEQSLTLNLDDGLIVNGIEDRLLQIFINLLDNASSYTGSGGHITVSAIEKIGMASITVEDNGQGIPKEQIPFLTERFFRVEKSRTREKGGVGIGLSIVKQIVELHDGDIHFESEEGTGTAVTIDIPLLDA, translated from the coding sequence ATGAAAAGGTACTATTCCATGAAACAGAAGGCGCGCTTTATTTTCCTTTTGTTTATAACCATCGTGACGGGACTCGTTGTTTCCGTCACCTTTTATTTATACGACAATCTGTATCTCGAAGCTGAAGCGCGTTTCCTTGAAGAACAAATCACAGCGCTTCATGCTTTATATACCGATGACACCATGGAGGCGTTTGAGGAACGTCTCGAATGGACGACAGCCTCGACACCGATGGAAGGGATCGTGTCCGACGATCCGATGATGCTCGGCGCAGCGATTCCCCTTGAGAATCCTGAAGAGGAACTCATCATCAATCAGCTTGAACGCAATCAGCTTTTAAACGGCAACGTCATAACCATCCTCCGGGATCACGAGAATATCGATGCCCGCATCCTCGGTAAAGTGGCGCCGGTGATGGAAGACGGTTATCTCCATTCGGTCATTCTCCTGTACAGGCCGGTCGAGGAGATTCAGACAGCATTCTTTCAGATCCTTCCTTTTGTTGTGATTATTGGTTTGCTTTTTATTTTGTTTTTGTTTATCATCATGAATCGTGTCCAAAAAGATTTCATTTCCCTGATCATTGCTCTCGAGACGGCCGCAAAAGAACTTGCAAAAGGTAAATTTGATACGCCAATCGAACTGGATGTGGAAAATGAACTGAGTGATCTGGCTGTCTCCTTCAGACAGCTCGCCAATGCCCTCGATACGGAAGATGAGAAGAAGCGTGCTTTCATCCAGAACATCTCCCACGAACTCCGAACACCGCTCAGCTATATTCAGGGATACAGCGAATTGCTCGAAAACCAGTGCAGGGAACAGTCTGCCAACAGTGAATATGCCGTCATCATCCACAGGGAAGCGCACCGGATGAACCGGCTGGTGAATCAGCTGATTGATCTGACCAAACTGGAAAAAGTCGAACGCACTGAACTTTCATTTTCACCTCTCGTCCTCTCGGAGATTATTGAAGAGGCCGCACGGAATACAAAGCTGAAGCGCTCGGATAAAGAACAGTCCCTGACGTTAAACCTCGATGACGGCCTTATCGTCAACGGCATTGAAGACAGGCTCCTGCAAATTTTTATCAATCTCCTGGACAATGCCTCTTCCTACACCGGTTCAGGCGGCCATATTACCGTCAGTGCAATCGAAAAAATAGGCATGGCGTCCATTACCGTAGAGGATAACGGGCAGGGAATTCCAAAAGAACAGATTCCATTTTTGACGGAGCGGTTTTTCAGAGTTGAAAAATCAAGAACCCGGGAAAAAGGCGGTGTCGGCATCGGCCTCTCCATCGTAAAACAGATTGTGGAACTTCACGATGGGGATATCCACTTTGAGTCTGAAGAGGGGACCGGTACAGCTGTGACCATTGACATCCCGCTTCTTGATGCATAA
- a CDS encoding ATP-binding protein, with the protein MKVLDVSFEEPKDFRVIIKGLMPKLIDYFGRRDVLMVDLALTECVNNAWEHGNRMAPDKAVHLTITVSKKRVLFRIKDEGEGFPHDLSSKQETNTESDRGRGLFIIQQVMDHTIPSDKGNQFLLVKNRIDV; encoded by the coding sequence ATGAAGGTACTAGACGTCAGTTTCGAGGAACCGAAAGATTTCAGAGTGATCATCAAAGGACTTATGCCGAAATTGATCGACTATTTCGGCCGGCGTGATGTCCTCATGGTTGATCTGGCACTGACAGAGTGCGTAAATAATGCGTGGGAACACGGAAACCGGATGGCTCCTGACAAAGCCGTTCACCTCACCATCACCGTATCCAAAAAACGCGTGCTGTTTCGGATCAAAGACGAGGGCGAAGGCTTTCCCCATGATCTTTCCAGTAAGCAGGAGACAAATACCGAGAGCGACCGCGGCAGGGGATTATTCATTATCCAACAGGTCATGGATCACACGATCCCTTCAGACAAAGGCAACCAGTTTCTTCTTGTTAAGAACCGTATTGACGTATAG
- the smpB gene encoding SsrA-binding protein SmpB, with the protein MATYDKPIAQNKKANHDYHIEETYEAGMVLTGTEIKSIRNRRVNLKDSFARISNGEVWLSNMHISPYEQGNRYNHDPVRARKLLLHKKQIDQLIGLTKEKGYTLVPLKIYIKNGVAKVLIGLGKGKKKYDKREDLKRKDAKREVERAFKDHQLGR; encoded by the coding sequence ATGGCCACTTACGACAAACCAATCGCCCAAAACAAGAAAGCCAATCATGATTACCATATTGAAGAAACGTATGAAGCGGGGATGGTCCTGACGGGGACGGAGATCAAGTCGATCCGAAACCGGCGTGTGAACCTGAAAGACTCGTTTGCGAGGATTTCCAACGGAGAAGTCTGGCTCTCGAACATGCATATCAGTCCGTACGAGCAGGGGAATCGCTACAACCATGACCCTGTAAGAGCACGGAAACTGCTTCTGCATAAGAAGCAGATCGATCAGCTGATCGGCCTCACAAAGGAGAAGGGCTACACCCTCGTCCCTTTGAAGATCTACATCAAGAACGGTGTGGCCAAGGTGCTCATCGGTCTCGGAAAAGGGAAAAAGAAATACGACAAACGGGAAGATCTGAAGCGAAAGGACGCGAAGCGGGAAGTCGAACGCGCCTTTAAAGATCATCAGCTCGGCCGTTAA
- a CDS encoding alpha/beta hydrolase, with translation MVKINRPEPFFFEGGPRAVLLLHGFTGNSADVRMMGRYLNKHGYTCYAPHMSGHGEPPEELVKTRAGQWYEDVVDAYRHLQHKGYTDIAVGGLSMGGVMSLKLGMEHPVKGIFPMCAPMFLNSVEEMHQGVLAFAKEYKELDGIKGEALEREMAAFEGTPIETIKSLNTFIGEVKEEIDLIYTPTLVVQGVKDDVVGPESAEWIHDHVETDDKKLIWYKESGHVVTLDKEKDQLHEDVHAFLERLDWTVGHDR, from the coding sequence ATGGTAAAAATCAATCGGCCGGAACCTTTTTTCTTTGAAGGAGGACCCCGTGCGGTCCTCCTTCTCCACGGGTTTACCGGGAACTCCGCAGACGTCCGCATGATGGGACGCTATTTAAACAAGCACGGCTATACCTGTTACGCCCCGCATATGAGCGGGCATGGTGAGCCGCCGGAAGAACTCGTAAAGACGAGAGCCGGGCAATGGTATGAAGATGTTGTTGACGCATACCGGCACCTCCAGCATAAGGGCTATACGGATATTGCCGTCGGCGGATTGTCGATGGGCGGGGTGATGAGTCTGAAGCTTGGTATGGAACATCCGGTGAAAGGGATTTTCCCGATGTGCGCCCCGATGTTTTTGAACAGTGTTGAAGAGATGCACCAGGGAGTGCTCGCCTTCGCCAAAGAATACAAAGAGCTCGACGGCATCAAAGGGGAAGCCCTTGAACGGGAAATGGCGGCCTTTGAAGGCACGCCGATCGAAACGATCAAGTCGCTGAATACCTTCATTGGTGAAGTCAAAGAAGAGATTGATTTGATCTATACCCCGACCCTTGTGGTCCAGGGCGTCAAAGATGACGTCGTGGGTCCGGAAAGTGCCGAATGGATCCACGATCATGTGGAAACCGACGATAAAAAACTGATCTGGTATAAAGAGTCCGGCCACGTCGTCACTCTCGACAAGGAGAAGGATCAGCTGCATGAAGATGTACATGCCTTCCTTGAGCGGCTTGACTGGACGGTTGGCCACGACCGTTAA